From a region of the Etheostoma cragini isolate CJK2018 chromosome 20, CSU_Ecrag_1.0, whole genome shotgun sequence genome:
- the fam167b gene encoding protein FAM167A, which yields MEFKEFGGESTEGDIEDLDSVKALTEKLKLQTRRPSYLEWQERVESRPWKDRYPADSQDPGGQVVSMPAILRNENSDLVVGNICGFDTIDDALEFLRKELREMQVQDNRLARQLIRLRVEIHRLKVEQVCGRHKEMLDDATYELEECGEESDLLCDIPMKAAFALSTPLKHLGLTKMNINSRRFSLC from the exons ATGGAGTTTAAAGAGTTTGGAGGAGAGTCCACCGAGGGAGACATCGAGGATCTGGACAGCGTGAAAGCACTAACAGAAAAGCTGAAGTTGCAGACTCGCAGACCGTCCTACCTGGAGTGGCAGGAGAGAGTTGAGAGTCGACCGTGGAAGGATCGTTACCCTGCAGACAGCCAGGACCCGGGAGGACAAGTCGTCTCCATGCCTGCAATTCTAAGAAATGAGAACTCAGATCTGGTTGTGGGCAATATATGTGGCTTTGATACCATTGATGATGCTTTGGAGTTTCTGAGAAAAGAGCTG AGGGAGATGCAGGTTCAGGACAACCGTCTGGCCCGCCAGCTGATCCGTCTGCGTGTCGAGATCCACAGGCTGAAAGTGGAGCAGGTGTGTGGCCGTCATAAGGAGATGCTGGACGATGCCACATACGAGTTGGAAGAGTGTGGCGAGGAGTCGGACCTGCTATGTGACATCCCCATGAAGGCTGCCTTCGCCCTGTCCACCCCGCTCAAACACCTGGGCCTCACCAAGATGAACATCAACTCCAGACGTTTCTCACTCTGTTAA
- the lck gene encoding tyrosine-protein kinase Lck, which produces MGCNCSSDYSDGEWIENLDEICEHCNCPIPPQSCNPYTDQLIPYSYPSQHSPPTSPLPDNLVVAIYSYEPNHDGDLGFEKGDKLKIINKDDPEWYLAESLTTGQQGYIPYNFVAMTTIETEPWFFKNISRNEAMRLLLAPGNTLGSFLIRESETTQGSFALSIRDLDHNTGEGVKHYRIRNMDSGGFYITAKISFNSLKELVQHHSRDADGLCTKLGKPCQSRAPQKPWWQDEWEIPRESLKLERRLGAGQFGEVWMGVHNNERTVAIKNLKIGTMSVEAFLAEANMMKNLQHPRLVRLFAVVTQEPIYIVTEYMENGCLVDYLKTTEGSNLPMNTLIDMASQVTDGMAFIEAKNYIHRDLRAANILVSNELICKIADFGLARLIEDNEYTAKEGAKFPIKWTAPEAINYGTFSIKSDVWSFGILLTEIVTYGRIPYPGMSNPEVIQNLEQGYRMPKPENCPEGLYNVMCMCWREKPEDRPTFEYLRSVLEDFFTATERQYQE; this is translated from the exons ATGGGATGTAACTGTAGTTCGGACTATTCAGACGGCGAGTGGATTGAGAACCTGGATGAAATCTGCGAACACTGCAACTGCCCCATACCTCCCCAGTCATGCAATCCA TACACAGACCAGCTGATTCCATACAGTTACCCATCACAGCATTCACCTCCTACGTCTCCTTTACCAG ACAACCTAGTGGTGGCCATATACAGTTATGAACCCAACCACGATGGTGATCTGGGATTTGAGAAGGGAGACAAACTTAAGATCATCAACAA GGATGATCCAGAGTGGTATTTGGCAGAGTCTCTCACCACAGGCCAGCAGGGCTACATCCCGTACAACTTTGTTGCAATGACCACAATTGAGACGGAACC GTGGTTCTTCAAGAACATTTCTAGAAACGAAGCCATGAGGCTCCTGCTCGCTCCTGGGAATACCTTGGGCTCCTTCTTGATTCGAGAGAGTGAGACAACCCAAG GATCATTTGCCCTTTCAATCAGGGACTTGGACCACAACACTGGTGAAGGAGTCAAGCACTACAGAATCCGCAACATGGACAGCGGTGGCTTCTACATCACAGCCAAGATATCCTTTAATTCGCTGAAGGAGCTCGTCCAGCATCACTCAC GTGACGCAGACGGGTTATGTACAAAGCTGGGGAAGCCATGCCAGTCGAGGGCACCGCAGAAGCCTTGGTGGCAGGATGAGTGGGAGATTCCGCGTGAGTCCCTAAAGCTGGAGCGCAGGCTTGGGGCAGGACAGTTTGGAGAAGTCTGGATGG GTGTCCACAACAATGAAAGAACGGTGGCAATTAAGAACCTGAAGATTGGCACCATGTCGGTGGAAGCCTTCCTGGCAGAAGCCAACATGATGAAGAACTTGCAACATCCACGCCTCGTCCGCCTCTTCGCTGTTGTTACCCAGGAGCCAATCTATATTGTCACCGAGTACATGGAAAATG GATGCCTAGTGGATTACCTGAAAACAACAGAAGGAAGCAATTTGCCCATGAACACTCTGATTGACATGGCGTCTCAG GTGACTGATGGCATGGCTTTCATTGAAGCGAAGAATTACATTCATCGAGACTTGAGAGCAGCCAATATTCTGGTGTCAAATGAACTCATCTGTAAGATTGCTGACTTTGGACTGGCCAGGCTGATTGAGGACAACGAATACACAGCAAAAGAGG GTGCAAAGTTCCCCATCAAATGGACAGCCCCAGAGGCTATTAACTATGGCACATTTTCCATAAAATCCGATGTTTGGTCATTTGGGATCCTTTTGACAGAAATAGTGACATATGGACGCATACCTTACCCTG GTATGTCCAACCCAGAGGTAATCCAGAACCTGGAGCAGGGCTACAGAATGCCGAAGCCAGAAAACTGTCCAGAGGGGCTGTATAACgtcatgtgtatgtgttggagGGAAAAGCCGGAGGACAGGCCCACATTCGAATACCTGAGGAGCGTTCTGGAGGATTTCTTCACTGCCACAGAGAGGCAGTACCAGGAGTAG